The following are encoded together in the Streptococcus oralis genome:
- a CDS encoding YjdF family protein: protein MEIVSIGLTVYFEDGFWHGLFEQECEGTYQVCRVTFGQEPKEDEILKLLQTQFARLSFSPEATVKQHVKIKNPKRLQRAVKKQVKQKVSSKSQELLQLQYEEQKKHSKQQSSLQKQLLKQERFERKQQKRREKHKGH from the coding sequence GTGGAAATCGTTTCAATTGGCTTGACAGTTTATTTTGAAGATGGATTTTGGCATGGATTGTTTGAACAAGAGTGTGAGGGAACTTATCAAGTTTGTCGTGTGACATTTGGTCAGGAACCAAAAGAGGATGAAATTTTGAAACTTTTACAGACTCAGTTTGCTCGGTTATCTTTTAGTCCAGAGGCAACAGTCAAACAGCATGTGAAGATTAAGAATCCGAAGCGTCTGCAGCGAGCTGTAAAGAAACAGGTGAAGCAGAAAGTTTCTTCTAAGTCACAAGAGCTCTTGCAGTTGCAGTACGAGGAACAAAAAAAGCATTCAAAACAACAGTCTAGTCTCCAAAAGCAATTGCTCAAGCAAGAGAGATTTGAACGCAAACAGCAAAAACGTAGAGAGAAGCACAAGGGTCACTAG
- a CDS encoding LytTR family DNA-binding domain-containing protein — protein MKIRFEMKTEFSEKDPHILIQAAQLTDQAREVMEYLEQFSTTNQVVIPIRTDDHLVMVKIEDLILADIDKNLLTIYTVDGIYKTKETLTNFQNRINRRNFIQISRHSVINIDHLESLSDSFSGNMMAKMTRGLKSSVSRKYVKSLMDYLGL, from the coding sequence ATGAAGATTCGTTTTGAAATGAAGACAGAGTTTTCAGAAAAAGACCCACACATTTTAATTCAGGCAGCTCAGTTAACCGACCAAGCAAGAGAAGTCATGGAGTATTTAGAACAATTTTCAACGACTAATCAGGTGGTCATTCCTATTCGAACGGATGATCATCTGGTTATGGTGAAAATTGAGGATCTTATTCTAGCAGATATCGATAAGAATTTGTTGACCATTTATACGGTAGATGGGATTTATAAAACTAAGGAAACATTGACAAACTTTCAGAATCGAATTAATCGACGTAACTTTATACAGATATCGCGTCATTCAGTTATAAACATTGACCATTTAGAGTCATTATCGGATAGCTTTTCAGGGAACATGATGGCTAAGATGACTCGGGGTCTCAAATCGAGTGTGAGTCGGAAATACGTTAAGTCCTTAATGGATTATCTAGGTTTATAG
- a CDS encoding histidine phosphatase family protein, with protein sequence MSKVRLYLVRHGKTMFNTIGRAQGWSDTPLTAEGELGIHELGIGLRESGLQFDRAYSSDSGRTIQTMGIILEELGLQGKIPYRMDKRIREWCFGSFDGAYDGDLFMGLIPRIFNVDHVHQLSYAELAEGLVEVDTAGWAEGWEKLSGRIKEGFEAIAKEMEEQGGGNALVVSHGMTIGTIVYLINGMHPHGLDNGSVTILEYEDGQFSVEVVGDRSYRELGREKMEEIKN encoded by the coding sequence ATGTCTAAAGTAAGATTGTACTTGGTCCGTCATGGGAAAACGATGTTTAACACAATTGGACGTGCTCAAGGATGGAGTGATACACCCCTGACTGCAGAAGGTGAGTTGGGAATCCATGAACTGGGAATTGGCTTGAGAGAGTCTGGCTTGCAGTTTGACCGCGCTTATTCCAGTGATTCAGGTCGCACTATTCAAACCATGGGAATTATCCTAGAAGAACTTGGCCTGCAGGGAAAAATCCCTTACCGCATGGACAAGCGCATCAGAGAGTGGTGCTTTGGTAGTTTTGATGGAGCCTATGATGGGGACCTCTTTATGGGATTGATTCCGAGAATTTTCAATGTAGACCATGTTCACCAGTTGTCCTATGCAGAACTAGCAGAAGGTTTGGTAGAGGTTGATACAGCAGGCTGGGCTGAAGGTTGGGAAAAACTCAGTGGTCGAATCAAGGAAGGCTTTGAAGCGATTGCCAAAGAAATGGAAGAACAAGGTGGGGGCAATGCTCTCGTCGTCAGCCATGGAATGACCATTGGGACTATTGTGTATCTGATCAATGGTATGCATCCACATGGTCTAGATAATGGTAGCGTGACGATTCTTGAATATGAGGACGGTCAGTTTAGCGTAGAAGTTGTTGGTGACCGTAGCTATCGAGAGCTCGGACGTGAGAAGATGGAAGAAATAAAAAATTAG
- the rplQ gene encoding 50S ribosomal protein L17, whose protein sequence is MAYRKLGRTSSQRKAMLRDLTTDLLINESIVTTEARAKEIRKTVEKMITLGKRGDLHARRQAAAFVRNEIASENYDEATDKYTSTTALQKLFSEIAPRYAERNGGYTRILKTEPRRGDAAPMAIIELV, encoded by the coding sequence ATGGCTTACCGTAAACTAGGACGCACTAGCTCACAACGTAAAGCAATGCTTCGCGATTTGACAACTGACCTTTTGATCAACGAATCAATCGTGACAACTGAAGCTCGTGCTAAAGAAATCCGTAAAACTGTTGAAAAAATGATTACTCTAGGTAAACGTGGTGATTTGCATGCACGTCGTCAAGCAGCTGCTTTCGTACGTAATGAAATCGCATCTGAAAACTATGATGAAGCAACTGATAAGTACACTTCAACTACAGCACTTCAAAAATTGTTCTCAGAAATCGCACCTCGTTATGCTGAACGTAACGGTGGATACACTCGTATCCTTAAAACTGAACCACGTCGTGGTGATGCTGCGCCAATGGCGATCATCGAATTAGTATAA
- the leuS gene encoding leucine--tRNA ligase gives MSFYNHKEIEPKWQGYWAEHHTFKTGTDASKPKFYALDMFPYPSGAGLHVGHPEGYTATDILSRYKRAQGYNVLHPMGWDAFGLPAEQYAMDTGNDPAEFTAENIANFKRQINALGFSYDWDREVNTTDPNYYKWTQWIFTKLYEKGLAYEAEVPVNWVEELGTAIANEEVLPDGTSERGGYPVVRKPMRQWMLKITAYAERLLNDLDELDWPESIKDMQRNWIGKSTGANVTFKVKGTDKEFTVFTTRPDTLFGATFTVLAPEHDLVDAITSPEQAEAVADYKHQASLKSDLARTDLAKEKTGVWTGAYAINPVNGKEIPIWIADYVLASYGTGAVMAVPAHDQRDWEFAKQFGLPIVEVLEGGNVAEAAYTEDGLHVNSDFLDGLNKEDAIIKIVAWLEEKGCGQEKVTYRLRDWLFSRQRYWGEPIPIIHWEDGTSTAVPESELPLVLPVTKDIRPSGTGESPLANLTDWLEVTREDGVKGRRETNTMPQWAGSSWYYLRYIDPHNTEKLADEDLLKQWLPVDIYVGGAEHAVLHLLYARFWHKFLYDLGVVPTKEPFQKLFNQGMILGTSYRDHRGALVATDKVEKRDGSFFHVETGEELEQAPAKMSKSLKNVVNPDDVVEQYGADTLRVYEMFMGPLDASIAWSEEGLEGSRKFLDRVYRLITSKEIVADNNGALDKIYNETVKAVTEQIESMKFNTAIAQLMVFVNAANKEDKLYVDYAKGFIQLIAPFAPHLAEELWQTVAATGESISYVAWPTWDESKLVEDEIEIVVQIKGKVRAKLMVAKDLSREELQEIALADEKVKVVIDGKEIVKVISVPNKLVNIVVK, from the coding sequence ATGAGTTTTTATAATCATAAAGAAATTGAACCTAAGTGGCAGGGTTACTGGGCAGAACATCATACATTTAAGACAGGAACAGATGCCTCAAAACCGAAGTTTTATGCGCTTGACATGTTCCCTTACCCGTCTGGAGCAGGTCTGCACGTAGGGCACCCAGAAGGCTACACTGCAACCGATATCCTCAGTCGTTACAAACGTGCGCAAGGCTATAATGTCCTTCACCCAATGGGTTGGGATGCCTTTGGTTTGCCTGCAGAGCAATACGCTATGGATACGGGGAATGACCCAGCAGAATTCACAGCGGAAAACATTGCCAACTTCAAACGTCAAATCAATGCGCTTGGCTTCTCTTACGACTGGGATCGTGAGGTTAACACAACAGATCCAAACTACTATAAGTGGACGCAATGGATTTTCACTAAGCTTTACGAAAAAGGCCTGGCCTATGAAGCCGAAGTGCCTGTAAACTGGGTTGAAGAGTTGGGAACAGCTATCGCAAACGAAGAAGTCCTTCCTGACGGAACGTCTGAGCGTGGAGGCTATCCAGTTGTCCGCAAACCGATGCGTCAATGGATGCTTAAAATCACGGCCTATGCAGAGCGATTGCTTAATGACTTGGATGAGTTGGATTGGCCAGAATCTATCAAGGATATGCAACGCAACTGGATTGGTAAATCAACTGGTGCCAATGTAACCTTTAAAGTTAAGGGAACAGACAAGGAATTCACAGTCTTTACGACTCGTCCTGACACTCTTTTCGGTGCGACTTTCACTGTCTTGGCTCCTGAGCATGACTTGGTTGACGCTATCACAAGTCCAGAGCAAGCTGAAGCCGTAGCAGACTACAAACATCAAGCCAGCCTCAAGTCTGACTTGGCTCGTACCGACCTTGCCAAGGAAAAAACTGGTGTTTGGACGGGTGCTTATGCCATCAATCCTGTCAATGGCAAGGAAATCCCAATCTGGATTGCAGACTATGTTCTTGCTAGTTATGGAACAGGTGCTGTCATGGCCGTGCCTGCCCATGACCAACGTGACTGGGAATTTGCCAAACAATTTGGTCTTCCAATCGTCGAAGTGCTTGAAGGTGGAAATGTAGCAGAAGCTGCTTACACAGAAGATGGTCTTCATGTCAATTCAGACTTCCTAGATGGCCTTAACAAAGAAGACGCAATTATTAAAATTGTGGCTTGGTTGGAAGAAAAAGGTTGTGGTCAAGAGAAGGTTACCTACCGTCTCCGCGACTGGCTCTTTAGCCGTCAACGTTACTGGGGGGAGCCAATTCCAATCATTCATTGGGAAGATGGGACTTCAACAGCTGTTCCAGAAAGTGAATTACCACTTGTCTTGCCAGTAACAAAGGATATTCGCCCTTCAGGTACTGGTGAAAGCCCGTTGGCTAACTTGACTGACTGGTTGGAAGTGACGCGTGAAGATGGCGTTAAAGGTCGTCGTGAAACCAACACCATGCCACAATGGGCTGGTTCAAGCTGGTACTACCTCCGCTATATTGACCCACATAACACAGAAAAATTGGCTGATGAGGACCTCCTCAAACAATGGTTGCCAGTAGATATCTATGTGGGTGGTGCAGAGCATGCCGTTCTTCACCTGCTCTATGCTCGTTTCTGGCACAAATTCCTCTATGACCTCGGTGTTGTTCCGACTAAGGAACCATTCCAAAAACTCTTTAACCAAGGGATGATTTTGGGAACAAGCTACCGTGACCACCGTGGAGCTCTTGTAGCGACTGACAAGGTTGAAAAACGTGACGGTTCTTTCTTCCATGTGGAAACAGGAGAAGAGTTGGAGCAAGCACCAGCTAAGATGTCTAAATCTCTCAAGAACGTTGTCAATCCAGACGATGTGGTGGAACAATACGGCGCTGACACCCTTCGTGTCTATGAAATGTTCATGGGACCACTCGATGCCTCTATCGCTTGGTCAGAAGAAGGTCTGGAAGGAAGCCGTAAATTCCTCGACCGTGTTTACCGTTTGATTACAAGTAAAGAAATCGTTGCGGACAACAATGGTGCTCTTGACAAGATCTATAACGAAACTGTTAAGGCTGTAACTGAGCAAATCGAATCCATGAAATTCAACACAGCAATTGCCCAACTTATGGTCTTTGTCAACGCTGCCAACAAGGAAGACAAACTCTATGTAGACTACGCCAAAGGCTTTATCCAATTGATTGCCCCATTTGCACCTCACTTGGCAGAAGAACTCTGGCAAACAGTTGCAGCAACAGGTGAATCCATCTCTTACGTGGCTTGGCCAACATGGGACGAAAGCAAATTAGTTGAAGATGAAATCGAAATCGTCGTCCAAATCAAAGGTAAAGTCCGTGCTAAACTCATGGTTGCTAAAGACCTATCACGCGAAGAATTGCAAGAAATCGCTCTGGCTGATGAAAAAGTCAAAGTAGTGATTGATGGCAAGGAAATCGTGAAAGTGATTAGTGTACCTAACAAGCTTGTTAATATCGTTGTGAAATAA
- the rpmJ gene encoding 50S ribosomal protein L36, protein MKVRPSVKPICEYCKVIRRNGRVMVICPANPKHKQRQG, encoded by the coding sequence ATGAAAGTAAGACCATCGGTCAAACCAATTTGCGAATACTGTAAAGTAATTCGTCGTAATGGTCGTGTTATGGTAATTTGCCCAGCAAATCCAAAACACAAACAACGTCAAGGATAA
- the rpsK gene encoding 30S ribosomal protein S11 codes for MAKPTRKRRVKKNIESGIAHIHATFNNTIVMITDVHGNAIAWSSAGALGFKGSRKSTPFAAQMASEAAAKSAQEHGLKSVEVTVKGPGSGRESAIRALAAAGLEVTAIRDVTPVPHNGARPPKRRRV; via the coding sequence TTGGCTAAACCAACACGTAAACGTCGTGTGAAAAAGAATATCGAATCTGGTATTGCTCATATTCACGCTACATTTAATAACACTATTGTTATGATTACTGATGTGCATGGTAATGCAATTGCTTGGTCATCAGCTGGTGCTCTTGGTTTCAAAGGTTCTCGTAAATCTACACCATTCGCTGCTCAAATGGCTTCTGAAGCTGCTGCTAAATCTGCACAAGAACACGGTCTTAAATCAGTTGAAGTTACTGTAAAAGGTCCAGGTTCTGGTCGTGAGTCAGCTATTCGTGCGCTTGCTGCCGCTGGTCTTGAAGTAACAGCAATTCGTGATGTGACTCCAGTGCCACACAATGGTGCTCGTCCTCCAAAACGTCGCCGTGTATAA
- a CDS encoding adenylate kinase — translation MNLLIMGLPGAGKGTQAAKIVEQFHVAHISTGDMFRAAMANQTEMGVLAKSYIDKGELVPDEVTNGIVKERLSQDDIKETGFLLDGYPRTIEQAHALDKTLAELGIELEGVINIEVNPDCLLERLSGRIIHRETGETFHKVFNPPVDYKEEDYYQREDDKPETVKRRLDVNIAQGEPIIAHYRAKGLVHDIEGNQDINDVFKDIEKVLTNLK, via the coding sequence ATGAATCTTTTGATTATGGGCTTACCTGGAGCAGGTAAGGGAACGCAAGCAGCTAAAATTGTGGAGCAATTCCACGTGGCACACATTTCAACTGGAGATATGTTCCGTGCTGCTATGGCTAATCAAACTGAAATGGGTGTACTTGCCAAGTCATATATTGACAAAGGTGAGTTGGTTCCGGATGAAGTTACAAATGGAATTGTTAAAGAACGCCTTTCTCAGGACGACATCAAAGAAACAGGTTTCTTGTTGGATGGTTACCCACGTACGATTGAACAAGCTCATGCCTTGGACAAAACATTGGCGGAACTTGGTATCGAACTGGAAGGTGTGATCAATATCGAAGTGAACCCAGATTGTCTCTTGGAACGTTTGAGTGGCCGTATCATCCATCGCGAAACAGGTGAAACCTTCCACAAAGTTTTCAACCCACCAGTTGACTATAAAGAGGAAGATTACTACCAACGTGAAGATGACAAACCGGAGACAGTGAAGCGTCGTTTGGATGTGAATATTGCACAAGGTGAACCAATCATTGCTCACTACCGTGCCAAAGGTTTGGTCCACGATATCGAAGGAAATCAAGATATCAATGATGTGTTCAAAGACATCGAAAAAGTATTGACAAATTTGAAATAA
- the rpsM gene encoding 30S ribosomal protein S13 codes for MARIAGVDIPNDKRVVISLTYVYGIGLATSKKILAAAGISEDVRVRDLTSDQEDAIRREVDAIKVEGDLRREVNLNIKRLMEIGSYRGIRHRRGLPVRGQNTKNNARTRKGKAVAIAGKKK; via the coding sequence ATGGCTCGTATTGCTGGAGTTGACATTCCAAATGACAAACGCGTAGTAATCTCATTGACTTACGTTTATGGTATCGGACTTGCAACATCTAAGAAAATTTTGGCTGCTGCTGGAATCTCAGAAGATGTTCGTGTACGTGACCTTACATCAGATCAAGAAGATGCTATCCGTCGTGAAGTGGATGCAATCAAAGTTGAAGGTGACCTTCGTCGTGAAGTAAACTTGAACATCAAACGTTTGATGGAGATCGGTTCTTACCGTGGTATTCGTCACCGTCGTGGACTTCCTGTCCGTGGACAAAACACTAAAAACAACGCTCGCACTCGTAAAGGTAAAGCTGTTGCGATTGCTGGTAAGAAAAAATAA
- a CDS encoding PFL family protein, which yields MDIRQVTETIAMIEEQNFDIRTITMGISLLDCIDPDINRAAEKIYQKITTKAANLVAVGDQIAAELGIPIVNKRVSVTPISLIGAATDATDYVVLAKALDKAAKEIGVDFIGGFSALVQKGYQKGDEILINSIPRALAETDKVCSSVNIGSTKSGINMTAVADMGRIIKETATLSDMGAAKLVVFANAVEDNPFMAGAFHGVGEADVIINVGVSGPGVVKRALEKVRGQSFDVVAETVKKTAFKITRIGQLVGQMASERLGVDFGIVDLSLAPTPAVGDSVARVLEEMGLETVGTHGTTAALALLNDQVKKGGVMACNQVGGLSGAFIPVSEDEGMIAAVQDGSLNLEKLEAMTAICSVGLDMIAIPEDTPAETIAAMIADEAAIGVINMKTTAVRIIPKGKEGDMIEFGGLLGTAPVMKVNGASSVDFISRGGQIPAPIHSFKN from the coding sequence ATGGATATTAGACAAGTTACTGAAACCATTGCTATGATCGAGGAGCAGAACTTCGATATCAGAACCATCACCATGGGCATCTCCCTTTTGGACTGTATTGATCCAGATATCAATCGTGCTGCTGAAAAGATTTACCAAAAAATCACCACTAAAGCTGCAAATTTAGTGGCTGTAGGAGATCAGATTGCTGCAGAACTTGGCATTCCCATTGTTAATAAACGGGTATCGGTGACTCCAATTTCTTTAATTGGTGCTGCGACTGATGCGACTGACTATGTTGTTTTGGCAAAGGCACTTGACAAGGCTGCCAAGGAGATTGGTGTTGACTTTATCGGTGGATTTTCAGCTTTGGTACAAAAAGGCTACCAAAAAGGAGATGAAATTCTCATCAATTCTATCCCACGCGCTCTAGCTGAGACAGACAAGGTTTGTTCGTCTGTTAACATTGGCTCAACTAAGTCAGGTATCAACATGACTGCGGTCGCTGATATGGGACGTATCATCAAGGAAACAGCTACGCTGTCAGATATGGGTGCGGCCAAGTTGGTCGTATTTGCTAATGCTGTTGAGGACAATCCTTTTATGGCAGGGGCCTTTCACGGTGTTGGCGAAGCAGATGTTATCATCAATGTCGGGGTTTCGGGTCCTGGTGTGGTCAAGCGCGCCTTGGAAAAGGTTCGTGGACAGAGTTTTGATGTAGTAGCCGAGACGGTCAAGAAAACAGCCTTTAAGATTACTCGTATTGGTCAGCTAGTCGGTCAAATGGCCAGCGAGAGACTGGGTGTTGACTTTGGGATTGTAGACCTAAGCTTGGCACCAACTCCTGCAGTTGGCGATTCTGTGGCTCGTGTCCTTGAGGAAATGGGCCTAGAAACAGTTGGTACGCATGGGACGACGGCCGCCCTCGCTCTTTTGAATGACCAAGTTAAGAAGGGCGGAGTGATGGCTTGTAACCAAGTCGGTGGCTTGTCAGGTGCTTTTATCCCCGTTTCTGAAGATGAGGGGATGATTGCTGCGGTACAAGATGGCTCTCTGAATTTAGAGAAACTAGAAGCCATGACGGCTATCTGTTCTGTTGGGCTGGATATGATTGCCATTCCGGAAGATACGCCTGCTGAAACCATTGCAGCTATGATTGCGGATGAGGCGGCAATTGGTGTCATTAACATGAAAACAACGGCCGTCCGTATTATTCCAAAGGGCAAAGAAGGCGATATGATTGAGTTTGGAGGCTTGCTAGGGACAGCTCCAGTTATGAAGGTCAACGGGGCTTCGTCTGTTGATTTCATCTCTCGCGGTGGGCAAATCCCAGCTCCAATCCATAGTTTTAAAAATTAA
- a CDS encoding DNA-directed RNA polymerase subunit alpha, whose protein sequence is MIEFEKPNITKIDENKDYGKFVIEPLERGYGTTLGNSLRRVLLASLPGAAVTSINIDGVLHEFDTVPGVREDVMQIILNIKGIAVKSYVEDEKIIELDVEGPAEITAGDILTDSDIEIVNPDHYLFTIGEGSSLKATMTVNSGRGYVPADENKKDNAPVGTLAVDSIYTPVTKVNYQVEPARVGSNDGFDKLTLEILTNGTIIPEDALGLSARILTEHLDLFTNLTEIAKSTEVMKEADTESDDRILDRTIEELDLSVRSYNCLKRAGINTVHDLTEKSEAEMMKVRNLGRKSLEEVKLKLIDLGLGLKDK, encoded by the coding sequence ATGATTGAGTTTGAAAAACCAAATATAACAAAAATTGATGAAAATAAAGATTATGGCAAGTTTGTAATCGAACCACTTGAACGTGGCTACGGTACAACTCTTGGTAACTCTCTTCGTCGTGTACTACTAGCTTCTCTACCAGGAGCAGCAGTGACATCTATCAACATTGATGGTGTGTTACATGAGTTTGATACAGTTCCAGGTGTTCGTGAAGACGTGATGCAAATCATTCTGAACATTAAAGGGATTGCAGTGAAATCATACGTTGAAGACGAAAAAATCATTGAACTTGACGTTGAAGGTCCTGCTGAAATTACAGCTGGAGACATTTTGACTGACAGTGATATTGAGATTGTAAATCCAGATCATTATCTCTTTACAATTGGTGAAGGTTCTTCTCTAAAAGCGACAATGACTGTTAACAGTGGTCGTGGATATGTACCTGCTGATGAAAACAAAAAAGATAATGCGCCAGTTGGAACACTTGCTGTAGATTCTATTTATACACCAGTTACAAAAGTCAACTATCAAGTAGAGCCTGCTCGTGTAGGTAGCAATGATGGATTTGACAAATTAACCCTTGAAATCTTGACTAATGGAACAATTATTCCTGAAGATGCTTTAGGGCTTTCAGCACGTATCTTGACAGAACATCTTGATTTGTTTACAAATCTTACTGAGATTGCTAAGTCAACTGAAGTGATGAAAGAAGCTGATACTGAATCTGACGATCGTATTTTGGATCGTACGATTGAGGAACTGGACTTGTCTGTGCGTTCATACAACTGTTTGAAACGTGCCGGTATCAATACTGTGCATGATTTGACAGAAAAATCTGAAGCAGAGATGATGAAAGTACGAAATCTTGGACGCAAGAGTTTGGAAGAAGTGAAACTCAAACTCATTGACTTGGGTCTTGGATTAAAAGATAAATAA
- the infA gene encoding translation initiation factor IF-1, with protein sequence MAKDDVIEVEGKVVDTMPNAMFTVELENGHQILATVSGKIRKNYIRILAGDRVTVEMSPYDLTRGRITYRFK encoded by the coding sequence GTGGCAAAAGACGATGTGATTGAAGTTGAAGGCAAAGTAGTCGATACAATGCCTAACGCAATGTTTACGGTTGAACTTGAAAATGGACATCAGATTTTAGCAACAGTTTCTGGTAAAATTCGTAAAAACTATATTCGTATTTTAGCGGGAGATCGTGTTACTGTCGAGATGAGTCCATATGACTTGACACGTGGACGTATCACTTACCGCTTTAAATAA
- a CDS encoding ABC transporter ATP-binding protein, which produces MILQAKHLTKRYGNHMAVDDIQLEFEKGSFNAILGPNGAGKSTTISMLIGLKKPTKGQIRYAPNTKIGVVFQASVLDEMLTVRENLTIRAQQYKEIAASRVDDLIHQLGLTAFQKQLYGTLSGGQKRRVDIARALLSRPDILFLDEPTTGLDIQTRKSIWDLLYRLQKDEGMTIILTTHYLDEADEADQIYIVDHGKVIAQGSATAIKSQYASNILKIRFKEMKDLKKLLQTGMTVEEENELKYLFYPRTSQEAIEYLAKVREEIDAFEFRPGTMDDAFIALTGREVR; this is translated from the coding sequence ATGATTTTACAAGCTAAACATTTGACTAAACGGTACGGCAATCATATGGCTGTCGATGATATTCAGTTAGAGTTTGAAAAAGGAAGTTTCAATGCTATTTTGGGACCCAATGGTGCAGGGAAATCAACCACTATTTCCATGTTAATCGGTTTGAAAAAGCCGACAAAGGGTCAGATTCGATATGCGCCAAATACGAAAATCGGAGTTGTTTTTCAAGCTAGTGTACTGGATGAGATGTTGACGGTTAGGGAAAATCTCACGATTCGTGCTCAACAGTATAAGGAGATTGCGGCAAGTCGTGTGGATGATTTGATTCATCAACTGGGTTTGACTGCTTTCCAGAAACAACTATATGGGACTTTGTCAGGTGGGCAAAAACGTCGGGTTGATATTGCGCGTGCTCTTCTTTCGCGACCAGATATTCTTTTCTTGGATGAACCAACGACAGGTCTTGATATTCAAACTCGCAAATCCATCTGGGATCTACTGTATCGACTACAAAAGGATGAAGGGATGACTATTATCTTAACGACTCATTATCTGGATGAAGCAGATGAAGCGGATCAGATCTATATCGTTGATCATGGGAAAGTGATTGCGCAAGGTTCTGCGACTGCTATTAAAAGTCAGTATGCATCTAATATTCTAAAAATTCGTTTTAAGGAAATGAAGGATTTAAAAAAGCTGCTACAGACTGGAATGACAGTAGAGGAAGAAAATGAGTTGAAATATCTTTTTTATCCAAGGACGTCACAGGAAGCCATTGAATATTTGGCAAAAGTTCGAGAAGAAATTGATGCTTTTGAGTTTCGTCCGGGTACTATGGATGATGCCTTTATTGCACTTACAGGAAGAGAGGTTCGCTAA
- a CDS encoding ACT domain-containing protein — protein sequence MKAIITVVGKDKSGIVAGVSTKIAELGLNIDDISQTVLDEYFTMMAVVSRDEKQDFTYLRNEFETFGQSLNVKINIQSAAIFDAMYNI from the coding sequence ATGAAGGCTATTATTACAGTGGTTGGTAAGGACAAGTCTGGGATTGTTGCAGGCGTGTCTACTAAGATTGCAGAGTTGGGTTTGAATATTGACGATATTTCTCAGACGGTATTGGATGAGTATTTTACCATGATGGCTGTCGTATCTAGGGACGAAAAACAAGATTTCACTTATCTGCGAAATGAGTTTGAAACTTTCGGTCAGTCCTTGAATGTTAAAATCAATATTCAAAGTGCAGCGATTTTTGACGCCATGTATAATATCTAG
- a CDS encoding ABC transporter permease codes for MLALLKRNFILYFRNRSGVFFSLLGALISFLLYIIFLQKNLTDSWSQLPNSTNLLNNWLMGGTLAVTGMTTSFTALKQMVQDRENQVDQDLFLTDLGNWGLQASYLISSIVISFVMQVFMFAVMSFYFKESPVISHLPEIALIMLLSSLLSSLVNVLLIYRFQSVDSLGKLATIVGTASGFLVGTYIPIGVLPDSAQLFMKCTPATYIASLYRQVLMKDRLETAFSGNNSLLQEFQEKMGIQINWQELLTKEETYFIVVIISLVAILLWLLFVKVFSKRK; via the coding sequence ATGTTAGCTTTATTGAAACGGAATTTTATCTTATATTTTCGTAATCGTTCGGGAGTATTTTTCTCATTATTGGGGGCATTGATTTCCTTCCTCCTTTATATCATTTTTTTGCAGAAGAATTTGACGGATTCTTGGTCCCAACTCCCTAATAGTACGAACCTTTTAAACAACTGGCTGATGGGTGGGACCTTGGCTGTGACTGGGATGACAACCAGTTTTACGGCTCTTAAACAAATGGTTCAGGACCGCGAAAATCAAGTGGATCAAGATCTTTTCTTGACAGATTTAGGTAACTGGGGCTTACAGGCGTCCTATCTAATCAGTAGTATTGTTATTTCTTTTGTCATGCAGGTGTTTATGTTTGCTGTTATGAGTTTTTATTTTAAAGAGAGCCCAGTTATCAGTCATTTACCGGAAATCGCTTTGATTATGTTGTTAAGCAGTCTGCTTTCAAGTTTGGTAAATGTTCTCTTGATTTACCGTTTTCAATCTGTAGATAGCCTTGGTAAACTGGCAACGATAGTGGGAACTGCTTCTGGATTTTTAGTAGGAACTTATATCCCCATTGGAGTATTACCTGATTCTGCACAGCTTTTCATGAAATGTACCCCTGCAACTTATATTGCTTCTCTCTATCGACAAGTTTTGATGAAAGATCGGTTAGAAACCGCATTTTCAGGAAATAACAGTCTGTTACAGGAATTTCAAGAAAAAATGGGAATCCAAATCAACTGGCAAGAACTATTGACAAAGGAAGAAACATACTTTATAGTGGTTATTATCAGTCTCGTCGCTATTCTTCTTTGGCTTTTATTTGTTAAAGTGTTTAGCAAGAGAAAATAA